From Triticum aestivum cultivar Chinese Spring chromosome 4A, IWGSC CS RefSeq v2.1, whole genome shotgun sequence, a single genomic window includes:
- the LOC123088251 gene encoding acid phosphatase 1, with protein MAMARVPILIAVALVAAAASCSAWEPTIRMPTAEAAAAAVDDAVAPLIHALRPLLGSSGELGSRGGVPCDSWRLGVEAYNVRDWKTVPANCEGYVGHYMLGSHFRRDSKVVIDQAIAYVDSLKLAGNGKEVWVFDIDETTLSNLPYYATHGFGARPYNATSFDAYVLEGTAPVLPETKRLYYKLLKVGIKPVFITGRTEDKRAITVGNLRSQGISGWMNLTLKQPGFHGSAISYKSAERKKLQDAGYVIVGNIGDQWSDLLGAPEGARTFKLPDPLYYIS; from the exons ATGGCGATGGCAAGGGTGCCCATCCTCATCGCGGTGGCTCTCGTGGCCGCGGCGGCCTCCTGCAGCGCATGGGAGCCCACCATCCGTATGCCgacggcggaggctgcggccgctgCCGTCGACGACGCCGTGGCGCCGCTCATCCACGCACTGCGTCCGCTGCTGGGCTCCAGCGGAGAGCTCGGCAGCCGCGGCGGCGTGCCGTGCGACAGCTGGAGGCTGGGCGTGGAGGCGTACAACGTGCGTGACTGGAAGACTGTCCCCGCCAACTGCGAGGGCTACGTGGGCCACTACATGCTGGGCAGCCATTTCCGGCGCGACTCCAAGGTCGTCATCGACCAGGCCATCGCCTACGTCGACAGCCTCAAGCTCGCCGGCAACGGCAAGGAGGTGTGGGTCTTCGACATTGACGAGACCACGCTCTCCAACCTCCCTTACTACGCCACGCACGGCTTTGG GGCTAGGCCATACAACGCGACGAGCTTCGACGCGTACGTTCTTGAGGGAACCGCGCCGGTGCTGCCGGAGACGAAGCGGCTCTACTACAAGCTACTCAAGGTGGGCATCAAGCCGGTGTTCATCACAGGCCGGACGGAAGACAAGAGGGCCATCACCGTCGGAAACCTCCGCAGCCAGGGCATCTCCGGGTGGATGAACCTGACGCTCAAGCAGCCCGGGTTCCATGGCTCCGCGATATCCTACAAGTCCGCCGAGAGGAAGAAGCTGCAGGACGCCGGGTACGTCATCGTCGGCAACATAGGCGACCAGTGGAGCGATCTCCTCGGCGCGCCCGAGGGAGCTCGTACTTTCAAGCTGCCCGACCCCCTGTACTACATCAGCTAA